A single Argentina anserina chromosome 7, drPotAnse1.1, whole genome shotgun sequence DNA region contains:
- the LOC126803732 gene encoding uncharacterized protein LOC126803732, whose amino-acid sequence MAVQVLIPQNCLSNSLTSRKASLPPLLKYEPKPNSSPRSKPDNHKPNSLNSNQAIRAQPNCQKQRKRGRLHNSSSPPASSAVQKPTVANNQLIYGQVKILKRCGEKLIEPAAQHQPTPTPKENRLSPKNVQGHWFYAGSCTSITSPPPSSLPMPSFLSKNTVVSNTEDVQEITIA is encoded by the coding sequence ATGGCTGTTCAAGTTCTCATTCCGCAAAATTGCCTCAGTAACTCTTTAACCTCACGAAAAGCATCACTCCCTCctttgttgaaatatgaacctaaaccCAATTCTAGCCCTAGGAGTAAGCCTGATAACCATAAGCCGAATAGCCTTAACTCTAACCAGGCCATCCGTGCTCAGCCTAACTGTCAAAAGCAGCGAAAGCGAGGCCGGTTACATAACAGCAGCTCTCCACCGGCCAGCTCCGCTGTCCAGAAACCAACTGTGGCCAATAACCAGCTGATCTACGGTCAGGTCAAAATCCTCAAGCGCTGCGGCGAGAAATTGATCGAACCCGCAGCACAGCATCAGCCAACACCCACTCCTAAAGAAAATCGCCTTTCACCAAAGAACGTTCAAGGACACTGGTTCTATGCCGGGTCGTGCACCTCTATTACCTCCCCGCCTCCAAGTTCGCTTCCTATGCCATCGTTTCTTTCAAAGAATACAGTAGTTTCAAACACCGAGGATGTTCAAGAAATTACTATAGCGTGA